One genomic window of Eptesicus fuscus isolate TK198812 chromosome 6, DD_ASM_mEF_20220401, whole genome shotgun sequence includes the following:
- the CASP14 gene encoding caspase-14 produces the protein MSNPRPLEEEAYDMSGARVALTLCVTKAREGSEADLVALERMFQQLGFESTIKRDPTAQQFQEELEKFQQAIDARKDFVSCAFVVLMAHGLEGQLEGEDEQMVELENLFEVLNNKNCQALRAKPKVYIVQACRGEQKDPGETVGGGNIEMITKDSPQTIPTYTDALHVYSTVEGHLSYRHDKEGSCFIQTLVEVFTERKGPILELLSEVTRRMAEAEVVQEGEARKVNPEVQSTLRKRLYLQ, from the exons ATGAGCAATCCTCGACCTTTGGAGGAG GAGGCATATGACATGTCAGGTGCCCGCGTAGCCCTGACGCTGTGTGTCACCAAAGCCCGGGAAGGTTCGGAGGCAGACCTGGTCGCCCTGGAACGCATGTTCCAGCAGCTGGGATTTGAGAGTACCATAAAGAGAGACCCCACTGCTCAG CAATTCCAGGAAGAATTGGAAAAATTCCAGCAGGCCATTGATGCCCGGAAAGACTTCGTCAGCTGTGCTTTCGTGGTGCTCATGGCACATGGGCTAGAAGGTCAACTTGAAGGAGAAGACGAGCAGATGGTCGAGCTGGAGAACCTCTTTGAGGTTCTAAATAACAAGAATTGCCAGGCCCTGAGAGCCAAGCCTAAGGTGTACATCGTGCAGGCCTGTCGAGGAG AACAAAAGGACCCTGGTGAAACAGTAGGCGGAGGCAATATTGAGATGATCACAAAAGACAGTCCCCAAACCATCCCAACGTATACAGACGCCCTCCACGTATACTCCACGGTGGAGG GGCACCTTTCCTACAGACATGACAAAGAAGGCTCCTGCTTCATCCAGACCCTGGTTGAAGtgttcacagagaggaaaggacccATCCTGGAGCTTCTGTCTGAG GTAACCCGGAGGATGGCAGAAGCAGAGGTGGTTCAGGAAGGGGAAGCAAGGAAAGTGAACCCTGAAGTACAAAGCACCCTTCGGAAACGGCTCTATCTGCAGTAG